CACCATCGACAGATAATTTCTCGCCGTTTTGTCGTAGCGTGTGGCGATACGCCGGTACTCTTTTAACCGACCAAAACATCTCTCCACTACGTTGCGGCGGCGGTAAACGTCACTGGCGAACCGTGAGCGTCCGTCAGAAGCCATTTTTTCATTAGATTTTCGCGGGATAACTACTTTTATCCCTTTTCGTTTCAGTTCGTTACGAAGCGCATGCCCTGAATAAGCTTTGTCAGCCAAAACCGCATAACCACGGCGCTTCATGCTGCCGTTCTGACGCTGAACACCAATACCATCCAGCAGGCGTAATGCGAACTGGCTCTCGTGAGCCTGTCCGGGACTCAGCACAATGTTTAGCGGGAGACCGCCTGCATCTGTCGCCAGATGGATTTTGGTGCCAAAACCACCGCGAGAGCGACCCAGCCCATTATCTCCGGTGATATCGGGATGTTTTTTTGAGCACCGGCAGCACATTTCAGCGCACGGATATTACTGCCATCCAGCGCAGTAGCAGACCAATCAACAAGGCCATGTGCATCAAGCAATGAAAGTAACCTGTTGAAAATAATGTTAATGACACCAGATTTAGACCACCGATTAAAGCGATTATAAACCGTTTTCCAGGAGCCATATCGCTCAGGTAAATCGCGCCATGGCGCACCAGAACACAACACCCAGAACATACCGTTGATGACTTTACGATGCTCAGCCCATGGGCGTCCGGCTCGTGGGGATGTAGGTTCAGCAGGCAGTAGGGGCTGGATGATGCTCCATGCTTCATCGGGAAGATCGTATCGGGCCATATCTCAAAGTGTTGTGGAAATAAGTAGTTACTATAGCTCAGATTATTAAGGGACACAGCCTAGCCTTACAGGATGGTTATTATT
The genomic region above belongs to Pectobacterium colocasium and contains:
- a CDS encoding IS5 family transposase (programmed frameshift); translated protein: MARYDLPDEAWSIIQPLLPAEPTSPRAGRPWAEHRKVINGMFWVLCSGAPWRDLPERYGSWKTVYNRFNRWSKSGVINIIFNRLLSLLDAHGLVDWSATALDGSNIRALKCAAGAPKKHPDITGDNGLGRSRGGFGTKIHLATDAGGLPLNIVLSPGQAHESQFALRLLDGIGVQRQNGSMKRRGYAVLADKAYSGHALRNELKRKGIKVVIPRKSNEKMASDGRSRFASDVYRRRNVVERCFGRLKEYRRIATRYDKTARNYLSMVKLGCIRLFYKKLCN